A single genomic interval of Chrysemys picta bellii isolate R12L10 chromosome 8, ASM1138683v2, whole genome shotgun sequence harbors:
- the LOC135973310 gene encoding interleukin-8-like — MVYKLIVTLAVVALTSSHELTMNGGRCSCLRTTDKIVFGPNQLKTIEILPASASCENVEIIVNLKSGRQICLDPNASQIRNIFQQLIKKKGKKNDKPRI; from the exons ATGGTGTACAAGCTCATTGTCACACTTGCAGTCGTTGCTCTAACTTCTTCACACG AATTAACAATGAACGGTGGGAGATGCTCATGCCTTCGAACGACAGATAAGATTGTGTTTGGTCCTAACCAGTTGAAGACGATAGAAATTCTCCCTGCATCTGCCTCGTGTGAAAATGTGGAAATAAT agtaAACTTGAAAAGTGGCAGACAAATATGCTTGGATCCCAATGCAAGCCAGATAAGAAATATTTTCCAGCAGCTCATCAA gaagaagggaaagaaaaacgATAAACCCAGAATCTGA
- the LOC135973309 gene encoding C-X-C motif chemokine 6-like, with the protein MVYKLVVALAVVALTSSHELTMNGGRCSCLRTTDKIVFGPNQLKTIEILPASASCENNVRFKSINLKSGRQICLDPNASQMRNIFQQLIKKKGKKNDKPRI; encoded by the exons ATGGTGTACAAGCTCGTTGTCGCACTTGCAGTCGTTGCTCTAACTTCTTCACACG AATTAACAATGAACGGTGGGAGATGCTCATGCCTTCGAACTACAGATAAGATTGTGTTTGGTCCTAACCAGTTGAAGACGATAGAAATTCTCCCTGCATCTGCCTCGTGTGAAAATAATGTAAGATTCAAATCTA taAACTTGAAAAGTGGCAGACAAATATGCTTGGATCCCAATGCAAGCCAGATGAGAAATATTTTCCAGCAGCTCATCAA gaagaagggaaagaaaaacgATAAACCCAGAATCTGA